AAAAGCTGAGCAGGTGTTATTCGCTGGTATTTGCAGCCTCGGCTATGGCGATCCTTGTGAATTGCGTGGTAAGATCGGCCTTCCATCAAAGGAATCAAATTATGGAAGCTTAATGTTTTCATTTCTTTACCATTTTCATGGCTCTGTGTGTGTTCTTTTCTTTCTGTAATGATCAGATGTTTCTTCTTTCTATCTTTAACAATGTAAATAATGTTCATCAATAAATCATTGCTTTTTCACCTAATAAATTCTGTTATTGTTCATACTTCATAGCTATGTTTCATACAATCTGAGCGCAAAACATTCTTAAATAAATTTCAGAGAATTGGATATATGCACAACGAACAAAAGcattttcttattttagttCAAGGAGTACAACATTTACTGTGTATAATTTTTCAGCAACAGTAAAAAACCATAAAAAGTAATTATACAACAAGCCAAATACAACCATTTTTTAGGCTTAGCCTCAGCATTTGATGCCTGCCTCTGCCAGAAATTTATATCTGAACTCCGAGACTGTTCTTCCTTGAAACTGATCCAACGAAAGTATCCTCCCCAACGAATTAGCATGAAACCATTCACTATAATCACATTCCTCGTCTTCTAGCAAATCCCAGGCGTCTGCTCCCTGCAATAGATACTTTGCAGAAATTGTGAGGATTCGCAATTTTTCGCCAAATCGTTCAGTCGGCGGCGAGTGAGGAATTTGGATTCCGCCACCAAACTGACGGAGATTCCTTTCTCCCATGTATACCTCCCAACTCTCCGACCCCATGAAAGCAATTCTCTTCTGAGAAAGTGCTCTCTCATGCTGAAAATCTTCCTTCTCCCATAATTCTTTGTACGGGTCAAAGTCAACCTGGGGAAATGTTTGTTGCaggtttattttaataaaagaattaacgAAATTCAGCTAAACAAATGAGACGAATAATGAATACCTCGTCCTCCTCTAAATATTCCAATTCCAATCTGTACCAAGTGAACTCATTTGTAATCGGAACATCCATCAAGTTCCATCGACAAGCTCGAGGAAATACACAAGCACTCTGACTCCATCTAGTCGATGGCCTCATATAGGGGATGTGCTCATAAGCCCACAATAATAAGAACGGGTAGAACCCAGAGAAAGCACCGGAGCATTCAGAAGTTCTCTGCCTCATACCCCTTAAGAAGGCTGAAAAAGTAGCTGCTCCCCAATCATACTGATTGATCTTCCGAATGTTGCTCAAAGCGGAAACCATGCGAATTGAAACCATTGAATCAGTTCCACTGAAGAAACTGCTTCCGACAAGATAGAGAATCAGCCGTCTAAACATCCACTCCAGATCATTAATGGTTGGTTCCTTACTGAAGTCCAGAGTTGAAGGACATAGAACTTCTAGCTTAATTTTGTCTTTGTAAATAACCCCTTTAGTGCCTTCAAGTCTAAGAAGGTTAGCACATTCTTTGGGAGTAATATTTGGAGGACTTAAAGGATTACCTCCGAACCTAATACCGGTAATCATAGTCCAGGCTAATGGTGTAGGACCAATCTCAAAAGTGCCAAGATGTAAAGTGTGTGTCTCGGAGAAATATCGCTCCACTAAAGCACTCATATAGCCACCAGAgctaattttaaaaggtttgataCTTAAGAAATCCCCGAAACCAGCCTCATATAGTAGCTCCTTGTATATACCTGCAGCATTTGAGCACACCTCAAATGCCCGAGTCCAATTGTTTTGGGTGGCAAAATTCCGTTCAGTGGGTCGCTGCAAGACATACGAAAATGAGATAGTAGGCAGTAGGCGAAGAGAAAGAAGATTCGTTACAAGAATGAGTTCCTTTACACACAGAATGAGACATATGTCAGGGAGAGTACATACTTGACCAAGACGGATGTAGATAGAGGGATGATTTTTAAGTCCAGGTAAAAGGGGCGTAGGCTGCACTGAATGCCTCTGTTCACGAATGGCTAACTTAGCACGAGTTCGACGAGAACCTGCTCTCCTGGTCCTTCTACCTCGACCACTACTATCCAAATAATCACCATCCAGCTCATTCTTCAAAATGTCCTTACCGTACAACTTAGTAATACTTCCACCTGCAatattaaacaaatttccatttGTACTCATTATCAATCTTTTGGTGATGAGgactcactctactgagccgaaactcaatatcattgtcaaaccctgggatgtggaccgcccgcaaACCCACATACATGGTAATTTCgggctataatggccagcaatccaacctcaaccactccatattaagaaagggcgtagccggggTTTGAACCCGCGACCTTTGGCGCCCAGATGGCTGAGGCTTAGACCACTAGACCAAACCCGTGCGGGCCACTCATTATCAATCTTACTAGCAACAGTCTAGAGAACATAAAATTTCTATAAAAGCTTATACAAATCATCTGCAAATCCAGGAAGCTCATATTTTCATTCCTGTCAAAATTCAAAGGGgaattttccatttttcttatttcaagCAATTAGCTTAACTGAACTAAAATCCTATCAAactgataaattttcaaatgagttcTGAGATACAGATGCATACCTGCATTTTCACATGAATTTCacatattaataaatgataaaaaaatcaaacaaaaaaatttaatcaaaaaaattcatcatCACACACATCAACCAATGAAACAGATTCTATGGTTTTTAACACAATGTTAGAAGCAACTCAATTCATCAACATCATTATATTAAAGGAGACAAGAATAGGTTGGAAACTGGACTTACCTAATTTAACGGAAGATACTGAGGACTCAAACCTGTAAGGAAAAGTGTCAAGGATTGAAGACGAAGGAACATTCATCTCTTTCTGAATTCCAGGAGTGACATGCTTTTTATCGTGCTGGAAAATGAACAGCGAAAGAAAATTTAGCTTGCACATCTAGATCAGTAAACATAACATTGACTAAACTaatcacatttaaaaaaaaattctaacaatAGCTCACTTTGATTATAATGAAAGAAAAGTGGAATCTAACGTTGAAAAAGCGTAGTTGCTGGAATTTTCTGAACCCAATTGGAATTGCAATGTGACATAAAATCCCGTATCATAAGCTTTTAAAATATTCATGGTGCTAAAAAGATTTCCAGTTTTTGAAACTGATGTATATTGGCGCTTTAGGCCGCCCTTAATCCAAAAGTAGAAAAGAAATGAACTCTAATGGCAATACTTGATGTAATCAAGCTCAGAAGTTGTACAATGAGGGTGAAGATTTGTGAATTGAGCTGTTTTAGGGGGGCAATGAGCCAACCAATTGTGTAACCCAGTTTACATGTATATGGTAATGGCTTCCAGAACAAAGATCAATAGCTAAGGTTCAAAGATACAAAAATCAACACTTTTCTCCATGGATCATACTGTTATGAATAtacttaaaatttgaaataagatTGTTTATTCATCCTTTGCATTCTCACTTTTCAATCTAGATAACTAGCATAGAGTATTTGCATGTAGCACCCTAACACATTTACCcgaaagagaataaaaattaaaaaattgtgaaaTAAATTCATCAGTCAAAGTACCTCATCCATTATCTTTATAATAGCATCAACGATGTCCCCGTCTGCAGCCTTGAGTGCTCTCACAGCTCCTGACCTTCAAACCTTAACTTGTGTCATCACCCACTCGATGTGCATGGGGTCAACACCAGTTTCATCTGCATCATGATGCTTATTATTAACCATCAAAATCATGTTATTTCACTCGACTCTAGTTTACTTCTGAAATAATTCGTGATTCAACATTTACATAAATTTCTCTAATATCTGTTGTCTTCTTTGCTTCTTCTTACCCCTTCTGTCACCTTCACTATCCTCTCCATTTTTGCAGTCATTGTCCTCATCACCATCATTCATTAGTTTCTTTTAGACATCATACGAAAGAAtccagaaaaagaaaaacagcaGAAGACTGTATATTTTTATCTACTCTAGTTCTACACCTTTTACTTCTTAAGGAAGTGCCAAGTGATAATTTTGGTAGTTTTCACCTTCATCATCCATTTCATCCGAGTGCTCAACATCTTCATTTTGAACCATACGCTTGTCTGCAGGCTGCAAAAATTAACTTCTCAAATTGTAACCACAATGTATGGAAAACTCAGGTCAGTTTCTAATCTTTAAAACCTTAAATGTAGCATGTTTCAACATCTTTTAGTGGTTACTTGGTTTGCTTAATTATCTTTGACTACTGCATATGGTGTACTTTCTGTTTTCTCACCAAACTCATACACGCTGATTCGAATTTGTGTACTAACGCAATAGTCAATGTCATCCCGGAATCTAAAAAATCAGTATCTGGAGAAAATTGAAAGGAATAATGAATAGTTCATGACATAATTGAAAAATCTGACAAAGATATAGATAGAAAGGTCGGTCCATTTTACCTTACAAAAACAGAACATAGGTTCACTGACAATTAGTAATCAAATCGTTAAACCTAATCGATTCTTTTCGTTTATCAAGTAAAGATTCACCAGCTACAATTCAGTATAAAGAAGAGAGACATCATATACAGAGCATTAACAAAACTACAGGAATCTTTACCTGATAGGAGTGATATTTTTCCTCATAATAATCCAATGCTGTAACTGATTGGGCAGGATAGTAGAGCAACGAGCGCCTCAGAGAATCCCAAGCTTCTTGCACCATTGGATTAGGCTCAAATGTAGTGCTTGATCTTAGGATTTTATGATCTGACATGACTTACTAAGATTTTGGTTGGCGGTTGATTTTGAGATGAAACCAATGATTATGATCAAATGTTATTTTGAAAGAActaaattgaattgaaatcTTGCTCATAAATTGCTATCCAAACAAGCCTTGCAGAGTTCTTACCTCAGAAATTGAACATGGAGTAAGAGAAATTCAGAAGTCGATTGACATGGCAGTAATTGATGATCTTTGAGTTGAGTTCACTGGAGACGATGGTTGACTGTTTGCAATTTCGCGGCAATTTGCAAATCGGGTTGGATTGGATCATTTCCAGTTTGAATTATTTTGGGCTGCTTTTTTCTTTTGGGTTGGATTTCGGTTCAAGTTGCTACTAGGGATGGTCATGGGGCGGAGTGGGGATGATTTGAGGATTATTTACAAATATGGTTACCATCATACGCTTCAAATGGaactttatcattttttttttgataattggggagggggagcgcttgtgggagaaatcgaacccacgacctagcagtttgctgcctaacgcttataccatttgaggtACAGCTCATTGGTTGGAACTTTATCATTTATATTCTCTTTTAACTGTTAATTTTGCAATTGTACGGTTTTATCATGTTACTATATAAACAAGGCTTGTCCACCTCATATTTGATGCCTCTAATTTTAATCAATATAACGTCATATTATAATATGTAATCATTACCaacgagctatagctcaaatggtataagcgctggcagcaaactgctaggtcgtgggttcgattcctcccataAGAGCTCCCCCttctcaattattaaaaaaaaaatataatcattaaattaatttttgagaaACAATAGTGCTACTTGCATAGTTGATCTAATatatttagtttagtttttttttacttgAATACTTCTCTATGTCATAAACTCCTACTACACTTTTCTTAAGTTTTGGTGT
This region of Mercurialis annua linkage group LG1-X, ddMerAnnu1.2, whole genome shotgun sequence genomic DNA includes:
- the LOC126665914 gene encoding protein MAINTENANCE OF MERISTEMS-like is translated as MDEHDKKHVTPGIQKEMNVPSSSILDTFPYRFESSVSSVKLGGSITKLYGKDILKNELDGDYLDSSGRGRRTRRAGSRRTRAKLAIREQRHSVQPTPLLPGLKNHPSIYIRLGQRPTERNFATQNNWTRAFEVCSNAAGIYKELLYEAGFGDFLSIKPFKISSGGYMSALVERYFSETHTLHLGTFEIGPTPLAWTMITGIRFGGNPLSPPNITPKECANLLRLEGTKGVIYKDKIKLEVLCPSTLDFSKEPTINDLEWMFRRLILYLVGSSFFSGTDSMVSIRMVSALSNIRKINQYDWGAATFSAFLRGMRQRTSECSGAFSGFYPFLLLWAYEHIPYMRPSTRWSQSACVFPRACRWNLMDVPITNEFTWYRLELEYLEEDEVDFDPYKELWEKEDFQHERALSQKRIAFMGSESWEVYMGERNLRQFGGGIQIPHSPPTERFGEKLRILTISAKYLLQGADAWDLLEDEECDYSEWFHANSLGRILSLDQFQGRTVSEFRYKFLAEAGIKC